Proteins from a single region of Xenopus laevis strain J_2021 chromosome 9_10S, Xenopus_laevis_v10.1, whole genome shotgun sequence:
- the maz.S gene encoding MYC associated zinc finger protein S homeolog (The RefSeq protein has 1 substitution, 1 non-frameshifting indel compared to this genomic sequence), translating to MDANWSSFIFQTPPPPPAEPLQVELLPVLATVTASPDGTLQSQTMTMATHHPSTVDTAALKQVVPGLSVPQHITSIASVNSHQSSVSTALPLQPLMEFPKKSKSRGPYICSLCSKEFKNGYNLRRHEAIHTGNKPARAAPSVDRITTMVPLSLLGVTSALGTGTEGLEISASPSTLSLPGPSPSAKKVRKNHACEMCGKAFRDVYHLNRHKLSHSDEKPYSCHVCQQRFKRKDRMTYHVRSHDGTVHKPYICSHCGKGFSRPDHLNSHVRQVHSTERPFKCQTCEAAFATKDRLRAHMVRHEEKVPCHVCGKLLSAAYITDHMKVHSQGPNHVCELCNKGTCQVCPLADPSASVASVTSVLPSAGVAGMVHTQPW from the exons ATGGATGCAAATTGGAGCAGTTTTATATTCCAG ACCCCTCCTCCACCCCCTGCTGAACcactgcaggttgagctcttaCCAGTCTTGGCCACAGTTACAGCGTCTCCAGATGGAACCCTCCAGTCTCAGACCATGGTGCCGACTTTGGCCACCCATCACCCCTCAACTGTGGATACAGCAGCTCTCAAGCAGGTGGTGCCGGGCCTTTCTGTTCCGCAACACATTACTTCCATTGCCTCTGTCAATTCCCATCAATCCTCAGTCTCCACTGCCCTGCCATTGCAACCACTTATGGAATTCCCTAAGAAATCAAAGAGCCGGGGCCCTTATATCTGTTCTTTGTGCTCAAAAGAGTTTAAGAATGGATACAACCTGAGGCGGCATGAAGCCATTCACACTGGAAATAAACCAGCCCGGGCAGCACCTTCTGTTGATAGAATAACCACCATGGTGCCTCTCAGTTTGCTGGGTGTGACGAGTGCTCTGGGTACAGGAACAGAAGGTCTGGAAATCTCTGCCTCCCCCTCCACCCTCTCTTTACCAGGCCCATCCCCCTCAGCAAAGAAGGTGCGCAAAAACCATGCGTGTGAAATGTGCGGGAAGGCTTTCCGGGATGTGTATCACCTGAACCGCCACAAGCTGTCCCACTCCGACGAGAAGCCATATTCATGCCATGTGTGCCAGCAGAGGTTCAAGCGCAAGGACCGCATGACCTACCACGTGCGCTCTCATGATGGGACTGTGCACAAACCCTACATCTGCAGTCACTGCGGAAAAGGATTCTCCCG ACCTGATCATCTGAACAGCCACGTTAGGCAAGTCCACTCTACAGAGCGTCCATTTAAATGCCAG ACCTGTGAAGCTGCCTTTGCTACTAAGGACCGCTTGAGGGCCCACATGGTGAGACATGAGGAGAAAGTCCCTTGTCACGTGTGTGGGAAGTTGCTGAGTGCCGCATACATTACTGACCACATGAAGGTTCACAGCCAGGGCCCCAATCATGTATGTGAGCTGTGTAATAAAG GGACCTGCCAAGTGTGCCCTCTTGCGGATCCATCTGCTTCAGTGGCTTCTGTAACTTCTGTTCTGCCGAGTGCTGGTGTCGCGGGCATGGTGCACACTCAGCCATGGTGA
- the maz.S gene encoding MYC associated zinc finger protein S homeolog isoform X1, whose product MDANWSSFIFQTPPPPPAEPLQVELLPVLATVTASPDGTLQSQTMVPTLATHHPSTVDTAALKQVVPGLSVPQHITSIASVNSHQSSVSTALPLQPLMEFPKKSKSRGPYICSLCSKEFKNGYNLRRHEAIHTGNKPARAAPSVDRITTMVPLSLLGVTSALGTGTEGLEISASPSTLSLPGPSPSAKKVRKNHACEMCGKAFRDVYHLNRHKLSHSDEKPYSCHVCQQRFKRKDRMTYHVRSHDGTVHKPYICSHCGKGFSRPDHLNSHVRQVHSTERPFKCQTCEAAFATKDRLRAHMVRHEEKVPCHVCGKLLSAAYITDHMKVHSQGPNHVCELCNKGFATAAYLRVHSVKHHGLVCPRADSFLCKLCSVHCKTLAQLSGHMHTHAMSEPTGLSDGSSLR is encoded by the exons ATGGATGCAAATTGGAGCAGTTTTATATTCCAG ACCCCTCCTCCACCCCCTGCTGAACcactgcaggttgagctcttaCCAGTCTTGGCCACAGTTACAGCGTCTCCAGATGGAACCCTCCAGTCTCAGACCATGGTGCCGACTTTGGCCACCCATCACCCCTCAACTGTGGATACAGCAGCTCTCAAGCAGGTGGTGCCGGGCCTTTCTGTTCCGCAACACATTACTTCCATTGCCTCTGTCAATTCCCATCAATCCTCAGTCTCCACTGCCCTGCCATTGCAACCACTTATGGAATTCCCTAAGAAATCAAAGAGCCGGGGCCCTTATATCTGTTCTTTGTGCTCAAAAGAGTTTAAGAATGGATACAACCTGAGGCGGCATGAAGCCATTCACACTGGAAATAAACCAGCCCGGGCAGCACCTTCTGTTGATAGAATAACCACCATGGTGCCTCTCAGTTTGCTGGGTGTGACGAGTGCTCTGGGTACAGGAACAGAAGGTCTGGAAATCTCTGCCTCCCCCTCCACCCTCTCTTTACCAGGCCCATCCCCCTCAGCAAAGAAGGTGCGCAAAAACCATGCGTGTGAAATGTGCGGGAAGGCTTTCCGGGATGTGTATCACCTGAACCGCCACAAGCTGTCCCACTCCGACGAGAAGCCATATTCATGCCATGTGTGCCAGCAGAGGTTCAAGCGCAAGGACCGCATGACCTACCACGTGCGCTCTCATGATGGGACTGTGCACAAACCCTACATCTGCAGTCACTGCGGAAAAGGATTCTCCCG ACCTGATCATCTGAACAGCCACGTTAGGCAAGTCCACTCTACAGAGCGTCCATTTAAATGCCAG ACCTGTGAAGCTGCCTTTGCTACTAAGGACCGCTTGAGGGCCCACATGGTGAGACATGAGGAGAAAGTCCCTTGTCACGTGTGTGGGAAGTTGCTGAGTGCCGCATACATTACTGACCACATGAAGGTTCACAGCCAGGGCCCCAATCATGTATGTGAGCTGTGTAATAAAG GTTTTGCCACAGCCGCGTACCTGCGCGTCCATTCGGTGAAGCACCACGGTCTGGTGTGCCCACGGGCAGACAGCTTCCTCTGCAAGTTGTGCAGCGTACACTGCAAAACCCTGGCACAGCTGAGCGGGCACATGCATACACACGCCATGTCGGAGCCCACCGGGCTCAGTGACGGGTCCTCACTGCGGTGA